CATCGACCTTCACCGCGGGCAACTCGATTCCTCAGGACGGCAGCGGAATCGTCTCTCAGCAGCTCGACGACTGGCTCGACGAAGCACTGGCTCTCGTGCCCGAGGACGTATCTGCCCGAGGTGTCATCCACACCTCGTCGAACGAATCCAAGGGACTGATGGAGGTTGCTGAGGCCGAAGGTGCCATCGGCATCGTCGTCGGTGCCCGTGCCACGACGCTGATGCGCCAATTCAGGATCGGCACCGTCGCCACCTCTCTGTTGCACTCGGCGAAGGTTCCGGTCGTTCTGGCTCCGTCCGGAAACTCGGACATCGGGCCCGTCTCCCGGATCACGACGCTCTTCGGTGCCCGACCCGGCGCTGCAGCCCTCATCGGAGCCGCCGTCCGGTCCGCTGCGGCTCTCGACGTCGACCTTCGCCTGCTCTCGCTGATCGAGAACGACGGCCTTCGCGAGGATGATGTCGCGGAGATCACGGAGTTCGCCGAGGAGTACGGGGGAGCGGTGCTCGCCGCGCGCGCCGCAGACATGTTCGCCTCCGGCCGTGCCCGTGTGAAGTCCCAGGCCGGAGCCGACATCGAGGAGGCCGCCGCCAATGTCGACTTCAAGCCCGGCGAGATCGCTTTCATCGGCTCCAGCCGCCTCGGACGAGGCGGGCGGGTCTTCATCGGTGCCCGCGCCAGGCGTCTGCTGCGGGTCCTCCCGGTGCCCGTCGTCGTTGTGCCGCGCCGTGCCGTCGGCACCGTACCGAGACAGTGAGCGCCTCGGATGCCGTACGCATCGAGTTCGACGTCGACGGTCACCGGACCGCGGCTTGGCTGCACTCCTCACCGTCGACTCCCGTGGGCGTCCGCCCGCTCCTCATGGTTCACGGCTTTCGCGGCGACCACCATGGGATGGACCGGATCGCGGGAGCGATCCGAGATCGCGAGGTCATCGTGCCCGACCTGCCGGGATTCGGCGCGAGCTCTCCGCTGCCGCAGGGCCTGAGCCTCGAGCGCTACTGCGATCACCTGACCGGCATCGTCGCCGAGGTGATCCGACGTCGACAGCTCGCGCCGATCGTTCTGGGGCACTCGTTCGGGTCGATACTCGTCTCACACATGGCCGCCGGACGACCGGACACCGCCCCCGAGCTCATCCTCATCAACCCGATCACATCACCGGCGCTCGAGGGACCGGCGAAATTCCTCACGGCTCTCACCCGCTTCTACTACGGGCTCGGAGCCCGCCTGCCGGAGTCGATCGGACACCAGCTCCTGGCCAATCCGATGATCGTGCGGGCGATGAGCGAGGTCATGGCCACGAGCAGAGACCGCGGACTGCGCCGCTATATCCATGACCAGCATGCGAAACATTTCTCCACATTCAGCGACCGAACCTCGTTGGCCCAGGCATTCGACGTCTCGGTCGCACACACCGTCACCGAGGTGGCCGAGCAGCTGACGATGCCGACCCTCGTCATCGCCGGCGACAAGGATGCCATCGCCCCGATCGGAGCCACCCGAGGATTCGTCTCGGAACTGCCGGATGCGAGCTTGATCGAACTGGAAGGTGTGGGGCACCTGGTCCACTATGAACGTCCCGACGAAGCCGCCTCGGCGATCATGGGATTCTGTCGGAACGTCGACTGACCCAAGGGATCTGGGTCGCCACGACCACACGACTGAGGGCCGATGCGAATCAACGCATCGGCCCTCAGTCGTGTGGTCGTAAGGTCTCAGGCCTTACGGTCGACGACCCAGTGGTAGACCATGGGGATGAGGAAGGCGAAGCACGAGGCGAGCAGCCCGGCCCAGAAGAGCCAGAACTGCGTGCCAGAAGCGCCGAAGAAGCCTGCGCCGAAGAGATAGAGCCCGAAGACGAAGAGGGCAAACGAAAGAACGAAGACGATGACGTCAGCCGGCGATGCTGAGTTCCGTGTTCTCTTCGTAGTGGCGATATTGGACATGTTCTCCTCCGACGGTCAATGGGGTGCAGTCTGACACACTGCACTTAAGTCTACATGTCGTAGAGAAGTTTCCGGTGCGAACGGTCCTTCGCGTCGTCATGGCCTCCGGTCAGTCACGCTGCGAACTCTTCTCCGGAACCAACCACCCCAGAAGCGCCGAGACGACGGAGACGATGATCGCGGCGAAGATGGCGGAGAAGAAGAACGTGTCGATGGTGAACTCGAACGGGGTGAAGCCGGACAGCCAGCTGGTCAGGGCCAGAATGATCGCGTTGATGACGATCGAGAACAGGCCCAGCGTCAGGCACGTGATCGGTGCGGAGACGAAGCTGAGGATCGGCTTGATGAACGCGTTCGCCAAACCGAAGATCAGCCCGATCACGAGGTAGGAGATGATCATGGCGGGGATCGGCCCGGTCTGCTCTTCGACGACGCTGTTCCCTGCGATGGCGACGCCGGGCAGTATCCAAGCCGCAACCCAGATCGCACATGCGTTGACGACTACTCGAGAGAGGAAGTTCATGCTGGTATCTTCCCATCCTCGTCTGCATTCTTACTGAGTCGACGGTGGGAATGAGGTCCGTACCGGTGATCGCCGAGCCCAGCGAAGCAGGGGGTCGCGTCCGACCGTCGGGGAGCGATGGTGAGCAAGCTCAACTGCTTCACCCTCGTCCGCCCGCCCCGATCCCGGTAGCCTGGGAGGAGCGCCGAAAGGCACAGACAGCGACAGCAGAGTGCATCTACCGAGTGATTTGATCCAGGTCACCACGGCGGCACGGATCCCCATCACGGTGATGGGGAGGAACTGGATTGGTATGCCAAGCAACGAAACCCGCACCCGCCCCGATGAGACTGCAGCACCGAAGCTGCTGAAAGTCGTGGGCCGCAGCTATTTTCCGATCGCGTTCATGGCCCGTCTGCCCTATGCCATGGTCGTCATCGGGGTCCTGACTCTCGTCGTCGCCGGCAGAGGTTCCCTGAGCCTGGGCGGAATCAACTCGGCGATGGTCGGCCTCGGAACGGCGATCTTCGGTTCCTTCATCGGCGCCGCCGCCGACCGTTGGGGGCAGCGGCCCGTGCTGCTGACCGTCGGCCTGCTCAACAGCCTCGCGCTGGTGTTCATGGCGTGGGTCGTCTACAGCCCACTGTCCGATGCCGTGGTGCTCATCGCCGCCTTCGCCATCGGCGCCACTGCACCGCAGGCGGCACCGATGTCGCGTTCGCGACTCGTCGAGATCATCATGACCAAGCTCGCCGGCCCCGGCCAGCAGAAGACCCTCAACGGAACCATGGCCTACGAGTCCGCGGCCGATGAGGTCGTCTTCGTCTTCGGCCCCTTCATCGTCGGCCTCCTCGCCACGGCCTTCCACCCCGTCGCACCGATCATCGGCGCCGTCATCATGACACTCGTCTTCATCTCCTCATTCGCCCTCCACCCCACCGGTCGGGCGCATGTGGGCACATCGTCCCAGCCGCGCGTTCAGGCTCCGGCGAAGGAGCTGTTCACCTTCGGCGTCTTCGTCGTCGTCCTCGGCGTCTTCGGCATCGGCCTCGTCTTCGGATCGACGCTGACGGCGCTG
The Brevibacterium marinum genome window above contains:
- a CDS encoding universal stress protein, whose translation is MSQEPATARRLVVGYIATDRGRDAIALAISLARSAGIELVVTIVRPEASTFTAGNSIPQDGSGIVSQQLDDWLDEALALVPEDVSARGVIHTSSNESKGLMEVAEAEGAIGIVVGARATTLMRQFRIGTVATSLLHSAKVPVVLAPSGNSDIGPVSRITTLFGARPGAAALIGAAVRSAAALDVDLRLLSLIENDGLREDDVAEITEFAEEYGGAVLAARAADMFASGRARVKSQAGADIEEAAANVDFKPGEIAFIGSSRLGRGGRVFIGARARRLLRVLPVPVVVVPRRAVGTVPRQ
- a CDS encoding alpha/beta fold hydrolase; amino-acid sequence: MSASDAVRIEFDVDGHRTAAWLHSSPSTPVGVRPLLMVHGFRGDHHGMDRIAGAIRDREVIVPDLPGFGASSPLPQGLSLERYCDHLTGIVAEVIRRRQLAPIVLGHSFGSILVSHMAAGRPDTAPELILINPITSPALEGPAKFLTALTRFYYGLGARLPESIGHQLLANPMIVRAMSEVMATSRDRGLRRYIHDQHAKHFSTFSDRTSLAQAFDVSVAHTVTEVAEQLTMPTLVIAGDKDAIAPIGATRGFVSELPDASLIELEGVGHLVHYERPDEAASAIMGFCRNVD
- a CDS encoding phage holin family protein; this translates as MNFLSRVVVNACAIWVAAWILPGVAIAGNSVVEEQTGPIPAMIISYLVIGLIFGLANAFIKPILSFVSAPITCLTLGLFSIVINAIILALTSWLSGFTPFEFTIDTFFFSAIFAAIIVSVVSALLGWLVPEKSSQRD
- a CDS encoding MFS transporter: MPSNETRTRPDETAAPKLLKVVGRSYFPIAFMARLPYAMVVIGVLTLVVAGRGSLSLGGINSAMVGLGTAIFGSFIGAAADRWGQRPVLLTVGLLNSLALVFMAWVVYSPLSDAVVLIAAFAIGATAPQAAPMSRSRLVEIIMTKLAGPGQQKTLNGTMAYESAADEVVFVFGPFIVGLLATAFHPVAPIIGAVIMTLVFISSFALHPTGRAHVGTSSQPRVQAPAKELFTFGVFVVVLGVFGIGLVFGSTLTALTSLTNDLGRPEEAGLIYGIMGIGSAVLAITVALFSPRFALWARLLSFAPLMLIGAVIMSTSTSMVTVVIALLLMGCAVGPTLVTLFSLAAERSPLGRSATVMSMAGSAIIVGQSVASAVNGVLAEEAGTAAAMTVPIAASSLVLVAGLLNLGVGKNARKRDLVHS